Genomic segment of candidate division TA06 bacterium:
GCTCACCAATACGCTAACATTGGAGGATCAGGACAGTCTCAGTTCGTTTCTGGACTCGGGCGGCAACCTCTTCTTGACGGGCCAGAATATCGGGCAGGACATTGGTGACAGCCTTTTCTATTCAAACTACCTTCATTCTGTTTTCAATTTGCCCACGACAAACGATCATACTATTGATGGACTTCCTGGCGATGAGATAGGGGATGGTCTCAGCATATTGACCGCAGGTAGCCCTGGTGCCGGGAACCAGATCTCTCAGGACATAATCTCGCCCGATTCTGTTGCCGATACCGTGCTTATGTACAGTCCCCTGGACTGCGCGGGTATCAAGTATGATAGCGGCACTTACAAAGTCGTCTACTTCGGGTTCGGATTCGAGGGCATTGCATCTAGGCCAGCACAGGGGTATGATTCCAACTGGTTTGTTTTGAAGAGAGTCCTGCGCTGGTTTGATGAATCAATCGTGGTTGTCGACGAGGATAACTCATGCTTCCATCCAGAAGGTAGGAGCAGGTTTTTACTCAGTGTCAGCCCGAACCCTTTCAGAAGAGACGCTGTCGTGACCTTTGAGGTTCCGGCCCTGGAAGCGCAAGAGGTGTCTCTGCGAGTCTATGACGTATCCGGCAGGCAGGT
This window contains:
- a CDS encoding T9SS type A sorting domain-containing protein, with amino-acid sequence LTNTLTLEDQDSLSSFLDSGGNLFLTGQNIGQDIGDSLFYSNYLHSVFNLPTTNDHTIDGLPGDEIGDGLSILTAGSPGAGNQISQDIISPDSVADTVLMYSPLDCAGIKYDSGTYKVVYFGFGFEGIASRPAQGYDSNWFVLKRVLRWFDESIVVVDEDNSCFHPEGRSRFLLSVSPNPFRRDAVVTFEVPALEAQEVSLRVYDVSGRQVSSVWTQAKGRGKSGVNRIVWNGSDVMGERLKSGIYFLKLGTGSKSIVSKVVILR